GCCTATCTGGACGTGATTCGCGCGGTGAAGGAGCTGACGAACCTCCCGCTCGCGACCTACAACGTTTCGGGCGAGTACTCCGCGGTCAAGGCCGCGGCGGAGCGCGGCTGGCTCGACGAGGCCCGCATCGTGCGCGAGAACCTGCTGGCGATGGCCCGCGCCGGCGCCGACCAGATCATCACCTACCACGCCCGCGAGGCGCTGGCGGGGAAGTGGCTGTGAGCGCCGGGCCGAAGTCGGAGGAGCTGTTCCGGCGCGCCTGCGAGGTCATTCCGGGCGGCGTCGATTCCCCCGTCCGCGCCTTCCGCGCCGTCGGCGGCACGCCGCTCTTCGTGCGCCGCGCGCAGGGGGCCGCGGTCGAGGACGCGGACGGCCGCCGCTACGTG
This region of bacterium genomic DNA includes:
- a CDS encoding porphobilinogen synthase — encoded protein: AYLDVIRAVKELTNLPLATYNVSGEYSAVKAAAERGWLDEARIVRENLLAMARAGADQIITYHAREALAGKWL